A single genomic interval of Tsukamurella paurometabola harbors:
- a CDS encoding ABC transporter permease, protein MLVRNPAARAAVWVVFAVVLLALVITPIAVTVVTAFSASWTSVLPSALTMDHVAGVFTPENAASIGVSVQTALLASAVAVVAGTWAALAVPGLPGRLRGAVDAFFHLPVAVPSVVVGLGVLVAFSAPPLVLGGTPSIVILVQAILVFAFAYSMVSAAVSQLDPMLDKVGGSLGASSVRLLVTVRLPLLLPSIAAAAGLSIALCMGELGATIMVYPASWRTLPVTVFTQSDRGDLFGAAANTMFLVLVTVVILGVLSAFRRRAR, encoded by the coding sequence ATGCTGGTGCGCAATCCGGCGGCCCGCGCCGCCGTCTGGGTGGTGTTCGCCGTGGTGCTGCTGGCCCTGGTGATCACCCCGATCGCCGTCACCGTGGTCACGGCGTTCAGTGCGAGCTGGACCTCGGTGCTGCCGTCCGCTCTGACGATGGACCACGTCGCCGGGGTGTTCACGCCCGAGAACGCGGCCAGCATCGGCGTCTCTGTGCAGACCGCGCTCCTCGCGTCGGCCGTCGCGGTGGTCGCCGGGACCTGGGCGGCGCTCGCCGTCCCGGGCCTGCCAGGCCGGCTCCGCGGCGCCGTCGACGCGTTCTTCCACCTCCCGGTGGCGGTCCCGTCGGTGGTGGTCGGCCTGGGCGTGCTCGTGGCCTTCTCAGCACCGCCGCTGGTGCTGGGCGGCACCCCGTCGATCGTGATCCTGGTGCAGGCGATCCTGGTCTTCGCGTTCGCCTACTCGATGGTCTCGGCTGCCGTCTCGCAGCTGGATCCGATGCTGGACAAGGTGGGTGGTTCGCTCGGTGCGTCGTCGGTGCGCCTGCTCGTGACGGTGCGGCTGCCCCTGCTCCTGCCGTCGATCGCGGCGGCCGCGGGCCTGTCGATCGCCCTGTGCATGGGCGAACTCGGCGCCACGATCATGGTCTACCCAGCGTCCTGGCGCACGTTGCCGGTCACGGTGTTCACGCAGTCGGACCGCGGCGACCTCTTCGGTGCGGCCGCGAACACGATGTTCCTCGTGCTGGTCACCGTGGTGATCCTCGGTGTGCTCTCGGCGTTCCGGCGGCGCGCCCGCTAG
- a CDS encoding 2-aminoethylphosphonate ABC transporter permease subunit, with protein MTAVLDAPTAPQAPSAEPGHAVPRWVWVLPPVAFILVAVVYPLVGIVARTFTDKAERPAGLATWRDTLTDGAVLSALGTTVKVAALSTAGCLIAGTFLALVLAFVPFPGTAAVARLIEVVVSFPSFLIPLALGVLLGPVGVAQALGVPTGSFTTSLWGVVLAEIAFYTPFVVRPMLAAFGQFPTVQIDVASSLGAGPLRIIARVILPAVLPALAAAGSLTFLLTLNEFGIVLFTGAKDVITVPMLIYTRSIVGQDFASAAVLATVQLVISIGAYVTYRLLVRKGVR; from the coding sequence GTGACCGCTGTTCTCGACGCCCCGACCGCTCCGCAGGCACCGTCGGCCGAGCCGGGCCACGCGGTCCCGCGCTGGGTGTGGGTGCTGCCGCCGGTCGCGTTCATCCTCGTCGCCGTCGTGTATCCGCTGGTCGGGATCGTGGCGCGCACGTTCACCGACAAGGCGGAGCGCCCCGCCGGCCTCGCGACCTGGCGCGACACCCTCACCGACGGCGCGGTGCTCAGCGCCCTGGGCACGACGGTGAAGGTCGCGGCACTCTCGACGGCCGGATGCCTGATCGCCGGCACGTTCCTCGCGCTGGTGCTGGCGTTCGTCCCCTTCCCCGGGACAGCGGCGGTCGCGCGGCTGATCGAGGTCGTGGTCTCCTTCCCCAGCTTCCTCATCCCGCTGGCGCTCGGCGTGCTGCTCGGTCCGGTGGGCGTGGCGCAGGCCCTGGGCGTGCCGACGGGGTCGTTCACGACGTCGCTGTGGGGCGTGGTCCTCGCCGAGATCGCTTTCTACACCCCGTTCGTCGTGCGCCCGATGCTCGCGGCGTTCGGCCAGTTCCCGACGGTGCAGATCGATGTCGCGTCGTCGCTCGGCGCGGGGCCGCTGCGCATCATCGCCCGCGTCATCCTGCCCGCCGTGCTTCCGGCTCTGGCCGCCGCGGGCTCGCTGACCTTCCTGCTCACGCTCAACGAGTTCGGGATCGTGCTGTTCACGGGCGCCAAGGACGTCATCACGGTGCCGATGCTCATCTACACCCGCTCGATCGTGGGCCAGGACTTCGCCTCGGCCGCCGTCCTGGCGACGGTGCAGTTGGTCATCTCCATCGGCGCGTACGTCACGTACCGCCTGCTCGTGCGGAAGGGAGTGCGCTGA
- a CDS encoding TIGR03364 family FAD-dependent oxidoreductase produces MNTATDVLVVGAGIVGLAHAVEALDRGLTVTVVERDSRAVGASIRNFGHACVTGQSGDLAELAHLARERWLDLDGRAGLGVRATGGLAVARHATELAVLEELAAARPGEVALRTPDEVRGELPGGAGDVVGGAALLADLRVDPRVTVARLAAWVGAQPGAEVRFGTAYLGFDGTRAHTSRGPIEAQRVIVCVGHDLDHLYPTLAEEHRVDRCALQMARAADPGAAVTPAVLTATSLLRYAAFAETSAAAALRARMEADRPDLLGIDANVMFTQRPDGTLLIGDSHHTERTVDPFLDESVTEILRAEATRVLGVEGLRIIERWQGVYASSPLRPYLVAEPEERLSVRIVTSGVGMTIAHGFARRHFPA; encoded by the coding sequence ATGAACACCGCAACGGACGTCCTCGTCGTCGGCGCCGGGATCGTGGGTCTGGCGCACGCCGTGGAGGCCCTGGACCGCGGCCTGACGGTCACCGTCGTCGAGCGCGACAGCCGCGCCGTGGGCGCCTCCATCCGGAACTTCGGGCACGCGTGCGTCACCGGACAGTCCGGCGACCTCGCCGAGCTCGCGCACCTGGCCCGCGAGCGCTGGCTCGACCTCGACGGCCGGGCCGGCCTCGGAGTCCGCGCGACCGGCGGCCTCGCGGTCGCGCGCCACGCCACCGAGCTCGCCGTGCTCGAGGAACTCGCCGCGGCCCGGCCCGGCGAGGTCGCCCTCCGCACCCCGGACGAGGTCCGCGGGGAACTGCCCGGCGGCGCCGGCGACGTGGTGGGCGGCGCCGCGCTGCTCGCGGACCTGCGCGTCGACCCGCGGGTCACCGTCGCGCGACTGGCCGCCTGGGTCGGCGCGCAGCCCGGCGCCGAGGTCCGCTTCGGCACCGCCTACCTCGGCTTCGATGGCACCCGCGCCCACACCAGCCGCGGCCCGATCGAGGCACAGCGGGTGATCGTGTGCGTCGGACACGACCTCGATCACCTCTACCCCACCCTCGCCGAGGAGCACCGGGTGGACCGGTGCGCGCTGCAGATGGCCCGCGCGGCCGACCCCGGCGCGGCCGTGACCCCCGCGGTCCTCACCGCGACCTCACTCCTGCGCTACGCGGCCTTCGCCGAGACGAGCGCCGCGGCCGCCCTCCGCGCGCGGATGGAGGCGGACCGGCCCGACCTGTTGGGCATCGACGCGAACGTCATGTTCACGCAGCGTCCCGACGGCACCCTGCTCATCGGCGACTCCCACCACACCGAGCGCACCGTCGACCCGTTCCTCGATGAGTCCGTCACCGAGATCCTCCGCGCCGAAGCGACCCGGGTCCTGGGCGTCGAAGGTCTGCGGATCATCGAGCGCTGGCAGGGCGTCTACGCCTCCAGTCCCCTCCGCCCCTACCTCGTCGCCGAACCGGAGGAGCGCCTCAGCGTGCGCATCGTGACCTCCGGTGTCGGCATGACCATCGCCCACGGCTTCGCCCGGCGGCACTTCCCGGCCTGA
- a CDS encoding ABC transporter ATP-binding protein — protein sequence MSAAPKGLDDDAVDRTVRRAVAVGLQDVSVAYGDTVALRDCSFEVARGETVALLGPSGSGKSTALKAIAGFERVSSGTVTIDGRDVTHLSPAKRGIGIVVQSYALFPHMTVAKNVAFGLRSRRADRAEIAPRVAEVLGMVGMAEYADRLPRQLSGGQQQRVAIARALATRPDVVLLDEPLSALDAGMRKDMLGELQRLRRELPDVAMVYVTHDQSEALALADRVAIMRDARLEAIGTTEELFHRPPTRFTATFLGGADVLPGGALRTSRPLPDGDHLLAVRPWAWRFTRTAPSNGLRVTVEQEQWRGAVRHVTARVTDTGETIGVDVPVLTEAPLRAETLWVEVAPADVMVVPR from the coding sequence CTGTCCGCCGCGCCCAAGGGCCTCGACGACGACGCGGTGGACCGCACGGTCCGCCGCGCGGTCGCCGTCGGCCTCCAGGACGTCAGCGTCGCCTACGGCGACACGGTCGCCCTGCGGGACTGCAGTTTCGAGGTCGCCCGCGGCGAGACCGTCGCCCTGCTCGGACCGTCCGGCTCGGGCAAGTCCACCGCTCTCAAGGCGATCGCCGGCTTCGAACGGGTCTCGTCCGGCACCGTCACCATCGACGGCCGCGACGTCACGCACCTCTCGCCCGCCAAGCGCGGCATCGGCATCGTCGTGCAGAGCTACGCCCTGTTCCCGCACATGACCGTCGCGAAGAACGTGGCCTTCGGCCTGCGGTCGCGCCGCGCGGATCGCGCGGAGATCGCGCCCCGCGTCGCCGAGGTACTCGGAATGGTCGGCATGGCGGAGTACGCGGATCGTCTGCCGCGGCAGTTGTCCGGCGGGCAACAGCAGCGCGTCGCCATTGCCCGCGCGCTCGCCACCCGCCCGGACGTCGTGCTGCTCGACGAGCCGCTGTCCGCACTCGACGCCGGGATGCGCAAGGACATGCTCGGCGAACTGCAGCGCCTGCGCCGCGAGCTCCCCGACGTCGCGATGGTCTACGTGACGCACGATCAGAGCGAGGCGCTCGCCCTGGCCGACCGGGTCGCGATCATGCGCGACGCCCGGCTCGAGGCGATCGGCACCACCGAGGAGCTCTTCCACCGCCCGCCGACGCGGTTCACCGCGACCTTCCTCGGCGGCGCGGACGTCCTGCCGGGCGGAGCGCTGCGCACCTCCCGGCCGCTGCCCGACGGTGACCACCTCCTCGCGGTCCGGCCGTGGGCGTGGCGGTTCACCCGCACGGCACCGTCGAACGGGCTGCGGGTGACCGTCGAGCAGGAGCAATGGCGGGGCGCCGTCCGACACGTCACCGCGCGGGTCACCGACACGGGCGAGACGATCGGTGTCGACGTGCCGGTGCTCACCGAGGCGCCCCTGCGGGCCGAGACGCTGTGGGTCGAGGTCGCTCCCGCCGACGTCATGGTGGTGCCCAGGTGA
- a CDS encoding 2-aminoethylphosphonate ABC transporter substrate-binding protein, with amino-acid sequence MRITRSLSAITAVAAVFAVAACGGTGGGTGSSDTVTVYSADGLGDWYKAEFEDFTRRTGVKVALVEAGSGEVVSRAQKEKANPQVDVLVTLPPFIQQAQQQGSLAKSAVDTSAVPAELKAADGTYVAVVNNYFAMIRNTAAQPKPADWSEFTGPAFKQKIQYSTPGKAGDGTALLLLLQHVMGKEAALKYLADLQPNNVGPSTSTGKLGPKTSKGELTVANSDVQMALAAIAADKVAYEVFYPTWNGKRTTLPLPYYMGLADKAPHAGNGTKLMEHLLSKDVQQNVPARAWGAPVRSDVTASGPEADAFRTALDGVEIWYPNWDEVLGGLDADVKAYEKATGQ; translated from the coding sequence ATGCGTATCACCCGATCCCTCTCCGCGATCACGGCCGTCGCCGCGGTCTTCGCCGTCGCCGCGTGCGGCGGCACCGGCGGCGGCACCGGATCTTCGGACACCGTGACCGTCTACAGCGCCGACGGCCTCGGCGATTGGTACAAGGCCGAGTTCGAGGACTTCACCCGCCGCACCGGCGTCAAGGTCGCGCTCGTCGAAGCCGGCTCGGGCGAGGTCGTCTCCCGCGCCCAGAAGGAGAAGGCGAATCCGCAGGTCGACGTCCTCGTCACCCTGCCCCCGTTCATCCAGCAGGCCCAGCAGCAGGGCTCCCTGGCGAAGTCCGCCGTCGACACCTCGGCGGTGCCGGCGGAGCTCAAGGCCGCCGACGGCACCTACGTGGCGGTGGTCAACAACTACTTCGCGATGATCCGCAACACCGCGGCGCAGCCCAAGCCCGCCGACTGGTCCGAGTTCACGGGTCCGGCGTTCAAGCAGAAGATCCAGTATTCGACGCCCGGCAAGGCCGGCGACGGCACCGCGCTGCTGCTGCTCCTCCAGCACGTCATGGGCAAGGAGGCCGCGCTGAAGTACCTCGCCGACCTCCAGCCCAACAACGTCGGCCCGTCGACGTCCACCGGCAAGCTCGGCCCGAAGACCTCCAAGGGCGAGCTGACCGTCGCGAACTCCGACGTCCAGATGGCCCTCGCGGCGATCGCCGCCGACAAGGTCGCCTACGAGGTCTTCTACCCCACCTGGAACGGCAAGCGCACCACGCTGCCACTGCCGTACTACATGGGCCTCGCCGACAAGGCGCCCCACGCGGGTAACGGCACGAAGCTCATGGAGCATCTGCTCTCCAAGGACGTCCAGCAGAACGTTCCGGCGCGTGCCTGGGGTGCACCGGTCCGCTCGGACGTCACCGCCTCCGGCCCCGAGGCCGACGCCTTTCGCACGGCTCTCGACGGCGTCGAGATCTGGTACCCGAACTGGGACGAGGTCCTCGGCGGACTGGACGCGGACGTCAAGGCGTACGAGAAGGCCACGGGCCAGTGA